One genomic segment of Hugenholtzia roseola DSM 9546 includes these proteins:
- the frr gene encoding ribosome recycling factor gives MEEEIELYLDDAKENMEKAIKHTIAEFAKIRAGRATPAMLDGLAVEYYGSMSPLHQVASIVAPDPRSIVIKPWEKNMVAAITKVLRESNLGLNPIAEADLVRLNIPPLSGERRQELVRKAKGEAEEGKIRVRAARKSANDGLKALQNEGAPEDAVRRAEEKVQAFTDQYIKKIDELLEVKEKDIMTV, from the coding sequence ATGGAAGAAGAAATTGAATTATACTTAGACGATGCTAAGGAAAACATGGAAAAAGCTATCAAACACACGATAGCTGAATTTGCCAAAATCCGTGCAGGCAGAGCTACGCCTGCTATGTTAGATGGTTTAGCCGTTGAGTATTATGGCTCGATGTCGCCTTTGCATCAAGTAGCGAGCATCGTTGCCCCCGACCCGCGCTCCATTGTCATCAAGCCTTGGGAAAAAAACATGGTAGCCGCCATTACAAAGGTTTTGCGTGAGAGCAATTTGGGGCTAAATCCCATTGCCGAAGCCGATTTGGTGCGCCTCAATATTCCGCCGCTATCAGGCGAGCGTCGTCAGGAGTTGGTAAGAAAAGCCAAAGGCGAAGCCGAAGAGGGGAAAATTCGCGTCCGAGCGGCGCGAAAATCTGCCAACGACGGCTTGAAAGCCCTTCAAAATGAGGGCGCACCCGAAGATGCCGTCCGACGTGCCGAAGAAAAAGTACAGGCTTTTACCGACCAATACATTAAAAAAATTGATGAGCTTTTAGAAGTGAAAGAAAAAGACATCATGACCGTATAA
- a CDS encoding ABC-F family ATP-binding cassette domain-containing protein: MLTVANVAIQFGKRVLFDEVNLKFTPGNCYGVIGANGAGKSTFLKILSGELDPTRGTISLDTGARMAVLKQNHFEFDTCTVLNTVLMGHKTLWDLMQEKDAIYLKPDFSEEDGLRASELEGQFAEMNGWTAESDAAELLSGLGIGEENHHKPMSEMSGNEKVRVLLAQALFGNPDVLLLDEPTNDLDIETVMWLENFLADFKNTVIVVSHDRHFLDAVCTHIVDVDHGKINFHAGNYSFWYESSQIAARQRSDKNKKVEEKRKELQEFIERFSANASKSKQATSRKKLLEKLNVDDIQPSTRRYPGIVFEQEREAGNQILEVENLAAQTEEGEILFKNVNLSLQKGDKVTVLSKNSMAITAFFEVLMGNRTPQTGEFRWGVTITSAYLPNDNSPFFEGVDLNLVDWLRQYTKNDEEKDETFVRGFLGRMLFSGEEALKKAKVLSGGEKVRCMLSRMMLKKANVLVLDEPTNHLDLESITAFNNALKNYRGTLLFASHDHAFTQTLANRIIEITPNGMIDRYMEYDDYIVSEEIKALRQKLYAGEPSFS; the protein is encoded by the coding sequence ATGCTAACTGTTGCAAATGTAGCCATTCAATTTGGCAAAAGGGTTCTATTTGATGAAGTCAATCTCAAATTTACACCCGGAAATTGTTATGGTGTGATTGGTGCGAATGGCGCAGGCAAATCTACCTTTCTCAAAATCCTTTCGGGCGAATTAGACCCTACCCGTGGCACAATCAGTCTGGATACAGGCGCACGTATGGCAGTATTGAAGCAAAACCACTTCGAATTTGACACCTGCACCGTCCTCAATACCGTCTTGATGGGACACAAAACCCTTTGGGATTTGATGCAGGAAAAAGATGCCATCTACCTCAAACCCGACTTTTCAGAAGAAGACGGACTTCGCGCTTCCGAGTTAGAAGGGCAGTTTGCCGAGATGAATGGCTGGACAGCAGAAAGTGATGCCGCAGAACTTTTAAGTGGATTGGGCATTGGCGAAGAAAATCACCACAAGCCCATGAGCGAAATGAGTGGAAATGAAAAAGTGCGCGTGCTTTTGGCGCAGGCACTTTTTGGAAACCCTGATGTACTCCTTTTAGACGAACCTACCAACGACCTCGACATCGAAACGGTCATGTGGCTCGAAAACTTTTTAGCAGACTTTAAAAATACCGTTATCGTTGTTTCGCACGATAGACACTTTTTAGATGCCGTCTGTACGCATATCGTAGATGTAGACCATGGCAAAATCAATTTCCATGCAGGAAACTACTCTTTTTGGTATGAAAGTAGCCAAATCGCTGCCCGTCAGCGAAGCGACAAAAACAAGAAAGTAGAAGAAAAGCGCAAAGAATTGCAAGAATTTATCGAGCGTTTTTCTGCCAACGCCTCTAAATCTAAACAAGCCACAAGCCGCAAGAAACTCTTAGAAAAACTCAATGTAGATGACATTCAGCCCTCCACACGCCGCTACCCTGGTATCGTCTTTGAGCAGGAAAGAGAGGCAGGCAATCAAATTCTCGAAGTCGAAAATCTGGCTGCCCAGACAGAAGAAGGCGAAATTTTATTCAAAAACGTCAATCTTTCCCTACAAAAAGGCGACAAAGTAACGGTGCTTTCCAAAAATAGCATGGCGATTACTGCCTTTTTTGAAGTTTTGATGGGAAACCGCACACCCCAAACAGGCGAATTTAGATGGGGCGTAACCATTACCTCCGCCTACCTGCCCAACGATAATAGCCCTTTCTTCGAGGGTGTGGATTTGAATTTGGTAGATTGGTTAAGACAATACACCAAAAATGACGAGGAAAAAGACGAAACCTTTGTACGTGGCTTTTTAGGACGCATGCTCTTTTCGGGCGAAGAGGCACTCAAAAAGGCAAAAGTGCTTTCGGGTGGCGAAAAAGTCCGTTGTATGCTTTCGCGTATGATGCTCAAAAAAGCAAACGTCTTAGTTTTGGACGAACCCACAAACCACTTAGACCTCGAATCGATTACGGCTTTCAATAACGCGCTCAAAAATTATCGAGGCACGTTGCTTTTTGCTTCGCACGACCATGCCTTTACCCAAACGCTTGCCAATCGCATCATAGAAATCACGCCCAACGGCATGATTGACCGCTATATGGAGTATGACGATTATATCGTGAGTGAGGAAATTAAGGCTTTGCGCCAAAAACTGTATGCAGGCGAACCTTCTTTTTCGTAG
- a CDS encoding DUF2461 domain-containing protein gives MNPTFLSASFAFLDDLKNNNHREWFAQQRERYEALRHNYLALAESMLVPMQAFDATLEGLSAKNCIFRINRDVRFSADKSPYKTYLGFGFAPYNRKKELAIYYTHIERGLSFAGGGLYQPAAEIVKKIRQEIDYHTAEFFEIVQNPEFVATFGDLDREEGQYLKTQPKGYDKNHPALKYLQLKSFTALRPFSDKEVLQADFVEKSVAAMRALQPLLQFLNRAISE, from the coding sequence ATGAATCCTACCTTTTTGTCTGCTTCTTTCGCCTTTTTAGATGATTTAAAAAACAACAATCATAGAGAATGGTTTGCACAGCAGCGCGAGCGTTATGAAGCCCTACGGCATAATTATTTGGCATTAGCCGAATCGATGCTTGTGCCAATGCAGGCATTTGATGCAACTTTGGAGGGCTTATCTGCCAAAAATTGCATCTTTCGCATCAATCGTGATGTGCGCTTTTCGGCGGATAAGTCGCCTTACAAAACCTACTTAGGTTTCGGATTTGCACCCTACAACCGAAAAAAAGAGTTGGCAATTTATTACACACACATCGAGCGTGGGCTTTCCTTTGCAGGGGGCGGTTTGTATCAGCCAGCGGCGGAAATTGTAAAAAAAATAAGGCAGGAAATAGATTATCATACGGCGGAGTTTTTTGAAATTGTGCAGAACCCCGAATTTGTCGCTACTTTTGGGGATTTAGACCGCGAGGAAGGGCAGTATCTCAAAACGCAACCGAAGGGATACGACAAAAATCACCCTGCCTTGAAGTATCTCCAACTGAAAAGTTTTACAGCTCTGCGCCCTTTTTCGGATAAAGAGGTATTACAAGCCGATTTTGTAGAAAAAAGTGTAGCGGCGATGCGTGCCTTGCAGCCACTTTTGCAGTTTCTCAATCGCGCCATCAGCGAATGA